The following coding sequences lie in one Rissa tridactyla isolate bRisTri1 chromosome Z, bRisTri1.patW.cur.20221130, whole genome shotgun sequence genomic window:
- the TRMT10B gene encoding tRNA methyltransferase 10 homolog B isoform X4 yields MAGGGDGGYPSAEAEGEAAVACEALRLLQIDPSAVSPGAGRAGGVAPCSRNVLRKRRRWERVLAAKRRKRRQERERSRARHAGDRGAAGQDGGRAATALVKERLLEARASGPRLCVDLGLVHRMSQKMDTTQESYLDLFPLDAIVYLTPDSENVLEDVDPSKVYVLGGLVDESIHKKLTLQRAQEQSLQTARLPIREYMVKAVNTKNYHSETLAINQVFDVLSTYYETRSWPSALKAGVTSGKGYVLPDAVKEVKIPQHDNAQENSFIL; encoded by the exons ATGGCGGGCGGCGGCGATGGCGGGTACCCATCGGCGGAGGCCGAGGGGGAGGCAGCGGTTGCCTGTGAGGCTCTCCGTCTGCTGCAGATCGACCCCTCGGCCGTCAGCCctggcgcggggcgggcgggcggcgtgGCGCCGTGCTCG AGGAACGTGCTGCGGAAGCGGAGGCGCTGGGAGCGGGTCCTGGCGGCCAAGAGGAGGAAGCGGCGGCAGGagcgggagcggagccgggccCGGCACGCCGGGGACCGAG GTGCTGCCGGCCAGGACGGCGGGAGGGCCGCGACCGCCCTGGTGAAAGAACGGCTTCTGGAGGCGCGGGCGTCGGGGCCCCGGCTCTGCGTGGACCTCGGTCTGGTCCACCGCATGTCGCAGAAG ATGGATACAACTCAAGAAAGTTACCTGGACCTGTTTCCTTTAGATGCAATTGTTTATCTCACTCCTGACTCTGAGAACG TCCTTGAAGATGTTGATCCAAGTAAAGTGTATGTCCTTGGAGGCCTGGTGGATGAAAGTATTCATAAG AAGCTGACTCTGCAAAGGGCACAAGAGcagtccttgcaaacagcccgcCTCCCCATTCGGGAATATATGGTGAAAGCCGTTAACACCAAGAACTACCACTCAGAGACACTGGCAATTAATCAAG TCTTTGATGTGTTATCAACTTACTATGAGACCCGAAGCTGGCCATCAGCCTTGAAAGCTGGAGTGACTTCTGGAAAAGGCTATGTGCTACCAGATGCagtgaaagaagtgaaaataCCTCAGCATGACAATGCCCAAGAAAACTCTTTTATTTTGTGA
- the TRMT10B gene encoding tRNA methyltransferase 10 homolog B isoform X1 translates to MAGGGDGGYPSAEAEGEAAVACEALRLLQIDPSAVSPGAGRAGGVAPCSRNVLRKRRRWERVLAAKRRKRRQERERSRARHAGDRGAAGQDGGRAATALVKERLLEARASGPRLCVDLGLVHRMSQKETSRLASQIRRLYGANRRAKKPFWLCLTEFVVGSLIYEECFRMNDGFSNYLMDTTQESYLDLFPLDAIVYLTPDSENVLEDVDPSKVYVLGGLVDESIHKKLTLQRAQEQSLQTARLPIREYMVKAVNTKNYHSETLAINQVFDVLSTYYETRSWPSALKAGVTSGKGYVLPDAVKEVKIPQHDNAQENSFIL, encoded by the exons ATGGCGGGCGGCGGCGATGGCGGGTACCCATCGGCGGAGGCCGAGGGGGAGGCAGCGGTTGCCTGTGAGGCTCTCCGTCTGCTGCAGATCGACCCCTCGGCCGTCAGCCctggcgcggggcgggcgggcggcgtgGCGCCGTGCTCG AGGAACGTGCTGCGGAAGCGGAGGCGCTGGGAGCGGGTCCTGGCGGCCAAGAGGAGGAAGCGGCGGCAGGagcgggagcggagccgggccCGGCACGCCGGGGACCGAG GTGCTGCCGGCCAGGACGGCGGGAGGGCCGCGACCGCCCTGGTGAAAGAACGGCTTCTGGAGGCGCGGGCGTCGGGGCCCCGGCTCTGCGTGGACCTCGGTCTGGTCCACCGCATGTCGCAGAAG GAAACAAGCCGCCTCGCCTCCCAGATCAGGAGACTCTATGGGGCAAACAGGCGGGCCAAGAAGCCGTTTTGGCTCTGTCTGACGGAGTTTGTGGTAGGCTCGTTGATCTATGAGGAGTGTTTTCGCATGAACGACGGCTTCTCCAATTATTTG ATGGATACAACTCAAGAAAGTTACCTGGACCTGTTTCCTTTAGATGCAATTGTTTATCTCACTCCTGACTCTGAGAACG TCCTTGAAGATGTTGATCCAAGTAAAGTGTATGTCCTTGGAGGCCTGGTGGATGAAAGTATTCATAAG AAGCTGACTCTGCAAAGGGCACAAGAGcagtccttgcaaacagcccgcCTCCCCATTCGGGAATATATGGTGAAAGCCGTTAACACCAAGAACTACCACTCAGAGACACTGGCAATTAATCAAG TCTTTGATGTGTTATCAACTTACTATGAGACCCGAAGCTGGCCATCAGCCTTGAAAGCTGGAGTGACTTCTGGAAAAGGCTATGTGCTACCAGATGCagtgaaagaagtgaaaataCCTCAGCATGACAATGCCCAAGAAAACTCTTTTATTTTGTGA
- the TRMT10B gene encoding tRNA methyltransferase 10 homolog B isoform X3, protein MAGGGDGGYPSAEAEGEAAVACEALRLLQIDPSAVSPGAGRAGGVAPCSRNVLRKRRRWERVLAAKRRKRRQERERSRARHAGDRGAAGQDGGRAATALVKERLLEARASGPRLCVDLGLVHRMSQKETSRLASQIRRLYGANRRAKKPFWLCLTEFVVGSLIYEECFRMNDGFSNYLMDTTQESYLDLFPLDAIVYLTPDSENVLEDVDPSKVYVLGGLVDESIHKKLTLQRAQEQSLQTARLPIREYMVKAVNTKNYHSETLAINQGRGGG, encoded by the exons ATGGCGGGCGGCGGCGATGGCGGGTACCCATCGGCGGAGGCCGAGGGGGAGGCAGCGGTTGCCTGTGAGGCTCTCCGTCTGCTGCAGATCGACCCCTCGGCCGTCAGCCctggcgcggggcgggcgggcggcgtgGCGCCGTGCTCG AGGAACGTGCTGCGGAAGCGGAGGCGCTGGGAGCGGGTCCTGGCGGCCAAGAGGAGGAAGCGGCGGCAGGagcgggagcggagccgggccCGGCACGCCGGGGACCGAG GTGCTGCCGGCCAGGACGGCGGGAGGGCCGCGACCGCCCTGGTGAAAGAACGGCTTCTGGAGGCGCGGGCGTCGGGGCCCCGGCTCTGCGTGGACCTCGGTCTGGTCCACCGCATGTCGCAGAAG GAAACAAGCCGCCTCGCCTCCCAGATCAGGAGACTCTATGGGGCAAACAGGCGGGCCAAGAAGCCGTTTTGGCTCTGTCTGACGGAGTTTGTGGTAGGCTCGTTGATCTATGAGGAGTGTTTTCGCATGAACGACGGCTTCTCCAATTATTTG ATGGATACAACTCAAGAAAGTTACCTGGACCTGTTTCCTTTAGATGCAATTGTTTATCTCACTCCTGACTCTGAGAACG TCCTTGAAGATGTTGATCCAAGTAAAGTGTATGTCCTTGGAGGCCTGGTGGATGAAAGTATTCATAAG AAGCTGACTCTGCAAAGGGCACAAGAGcagtccttgcaaacagcccgcCTCCCCATTCGGGAATATATGGTGAAAGCCGTTAACACCAAGAACTACCACTCAGAGACACTGGCAATTAATCAAG GCCGAGGAGGTGGCTGA
- the TRMT10B gene encoding tRNA methyltransferase 10 homolog B isoform X2 translates to MAGGGDGGYPSAEAEGEAAVACEALRLLQIDPSAVSPGAGRAGGVAPCSRNVLRKRRRWERVLAAKRRKRRQERERSRARHAGDRGAAGQDGGRAATALVKERLLEARASGPRLCVDLGLVHRMSQKETSRLASQIRRLYGANRRAKKPFWLCLTEFVVGSLIYEECFRMNDGFSNYLMDTTQESYLDLFPLDAIVYLTPDSENVLEDVDPSKVYVLGGLVDESIHKKLTLQRAQEQSLQTARLPIREYMVKAVNTKNYHSETLAINQGLVCFSASAHSQRSRTCITLALHRAVNSWCGEM, encoded by the exons ATGGCGGGCGGCGGCGATGGCGGGTACCCATCGGCGGAGGCCGAGGGGGAGGCAGCGGTTGCCTGTGAGGCTCTCCGTCTGCTGCAGATCGACCCCTCGGCCGTCAGCCctggcgcggggcgggcgggcggcgtgGCGCCGTGCTCG AGGAACGTGCTGCGGAAGCGGAGGCGCTGGGAGCGGGTCCTGGCGGCCAAGAGGAGGAAGCGGCGGCAGGagcgggagcggagccgggccCGGCACGCCGGGGACCGAG GTGCTGCCGGCCAGGACGGCGGGAGGGCCGCGACCGCCCTGGTGAAAGAACGGCTTCTGGAGGCGCGGGCGTCGGGGCCCCGGCTCTGCGTGGACCTCGGTCTGGTCCACCGCATGTCGCAGAAG GAAACAAGCCGCCTCGCCTCCCAGATCAGGAGACTCTATGGGGCAAACAGGCGGGCCAAGAAGCCGTTTTGGCTCTGTCTGACGGAGTTTGTGGTAGGCTCGTTGATCTATGAGGAGTGTTTTCGCATGAACGACGGCTTCTCCAATTATTTG ATGGATACAACTCAAGAAAGTTACCTGGACCTGTTTCCTTTAGATGCAATTGTTTATCTCACTCCTGACTCTGAGAACG TCCTTGAAGATGTTGATCCAAGTAAAGTGTATGTCCTTGGAGGCCTGGTGGATGAAAGTATTCATAAG AAGCTGACTCTGCAAAGGGCACAAGAGcagtccttgcaaacagcccgcCTCCCCATTCGGGAATATATGGTGAAAGCCGTTAACACCAAGAACTACCACTCAGAGACACTGGCAATTAATCAAG GTCTTGTGTGCTTCTCTGCATCAGCCCATTCTCAGAGGAGCAGGACTTGCATCACTCTTGCTTTGCACAGAGCAGTGAACAGCTGGTGTGGGGAGATGTGA
- the LOC128902218 gene encoding uncharacterized protein LOC128902218 isoform X2 yields MHKDTGHDKERMGCCRREDELEQSVLEGHGPRQWFHGQGCSPTLPEQAIKHQRKNRQHTPEPFASKTYTEKYQLSFLLGRLSKADKELVIVATSVVNRCPCCVIAHGALHRIYSKQPALADQVIVNWKLSDLSDQDLAMLEFAVAVCTADNITEEHFQKVGRHSFDREDAWDVGMISAFFAMSNRIAHYIDLRPNKEFYAMGRTPCGEPGGDTERA; encoded by the exons ATGCACAAAGACACAG GTCATGACAAAGAAAGGATGGGCTGCTGCCGAAGGGAAGATGAGCTGGAGCAGAGTGTGCTGGAAGGGCATGGACCGAGGCAGTGGTTTCATGGGCAAGGCTGCAGCCCCACACTACCAGAGCAAG CAATAAAgcatcagaggaagaacagacaaCACACTCCTGAGCCATTTGCCTCCAAGACATACACAGAGAAGTACCAACTGAGCTTCCTACTCG GGCGACTGAGCAAGGCAGACAAAGAGCTTGTAATTGTGGCTACAAGTGTGGTGAATAGATGTCCCTGCTGTGTGATTGCACATGGAGCACTTCATCGAATATATTCCAAGCAGCCAGCGCTGGCTGACCAG GTCATTGTGAACTGGAAACTGTCTGACCTGAGTGACCAGGACCTGGCAATGCTGGAGTTTGCTGTTGCAGTCTGTACAGCCGATAACATCACTGAGGAGCACTTCCAGAAGGTGGGGAGGCACAGTTTTGACCGTGAAGATGCCTGGGACGTAGGCATGATCTCTGCATTTTTTGCCATGTCCAATCGCATTGCTCATTATATTGACCTGCGCCCAAACAAGGAGTTCTATGCCATGGGCAGGACACCCTGCGGGGAGCCAGGAGGGGACACCGAGCGCGCCTGA
- the LOC128902218 gene encoding uncharacterized protein LOC128902218 isoform X3, whose protein sequence is MHKDTAAIKHQRKNRQHTPEPFASKTYTEKYQLSFLLGRLSKADKELVIVATSVVNRCPCCVIAHGALHRIYSKQPALADQVIVNWKLSDLSDQDLAMLEFAVAVCTADNITEEHFQKVGRHSFDREDAWDVGMISAFFAMSNRIAHYIDLRPNKEFYAMGRTPCGEPGGDTERA, encoded by the exons ATGCACAAAGACACAG CAGCAATAAAgcatcagaggaagaacagacaaCACACTCCTGAGCCATTTGCCTCCAAGACATACACAGAGAAGTACCAACTGAGCTTCCTACTCG GGCGACTGAGCAAGGCAGACAAAGAGCTTGTAATTGTGGCTACAAGTGTGGTGAATAGATGTCCCTGCTGTGTGATTGCACATGGAGCACTTCATCGAATATATTCCAAGCAGCCAGCGCTGGCTGACCAG GTCATTGTGAACTGGAAACTGTCTGACCTGAGTGACCAGGACCTGGCAATGCTGGAGTTTGCTGTTGCAGTCTGTACAGCCGATAACATCACTGAGGAGCACTTCCAGAAGGTGGGGAGGCACAGTTTTGACCGTGAAGATGCCTGGGACGTAGGCATGATCTCTGCATTTTTTGCCATGTCCAATCGCATTGCTCATTATATTGACCTGCGCCCAAACAAGGAGTTCTATGCCATGGGCAGGACACCCTGCGGGGAGCCAGGAGGGGACACCGAGCGCGCCTGA
- the LOC128902218 gene encoding uncharacterized protein LOC128902218 isoform X4, translated as MHKDTAIKHQRKNRQHTPEPFASKTYTEKYQLSFLLGRLSKADKELVIVATSVVNRCPCCVIAHGALHRIYSKQPALADQVIVNWKLSDLSDQDLAMLEFAVAVCTADNITEEHFQKVGRHSFDREDAWDVGMISAFFAMSNRIAHYIDLRPNKEFYAMGRTPCGEPGGDTERA; from the exons ATGCACAAAGACACAG CAATAAAgcatcagaggaagaacagacaaCACACTCCTGAGCCATTTGCCTCCAAGACATACACAGAGAAGTACCAACTGAGCTTCCTACTCG GGCGACTGAGCAAGGCAGACAAAGAGCTTGTAATTGTGGCTACAAGTGTGGTGAATAGATGTCCCTGCTGTGTGATTGCACATGGAGCACTTCATCGAATATATTCCAAGCAGCCAGCGCTGGCTGACCAG GTCATTGTGAACTGGAAACTGTCTGACCTGAGTGACCAGGACCTGGCAATGCTGGAGTTTGCTGTTGCAGTCTGTACAGCCGATAACATCACTGAGGAGCACTTCCAGAAGGTGGGGAGGCACAGTTTTGACCGTGAAGATGCCTGGGACGTAGGCATGATCTCTGCATTTTTTGCCATGTCCAATCGCATTGCTCATTATATTGACCTGCGCCCAAACAAGGAGTTCTATGCCATGGGCAGGACACCCTGCGGGGAGCCAGGAGGGGACACCGAGCGCGCCTGA
- the LOC128902218 gene encoding uncharacterized protein LOC128902218 isoform X1: MHKDTGHDKERMGCCRREDELEQSVLEGHGPRQWFHGQGCSPTLPEQAAIKHQRKNRQHTPEPFASKTYTEKYQLSFLLGRLSKADKELVIVATSVVNRCPCCVIAHGALHRIYSKQPALADQVIVNWKLSDLSDQDLAMLEFAVAVCTADNITEEHFQKVGRHSFDREDAWDVGMISAFFAMSNRIAHYIDLRPNKEFYAMGRTPCGEPGGDTERA, from the exons ATGCACAAAGACACAG GTCATGACAAAGAAAGGATGGGCTGCTGCCGAAGGGAAGATGAGCTGGAGCAGAGTGTGCTGGAAGGGCATGGACCGAGGCAGTGGTTTCATGGGCAAGGCTGCAGCCCCACACTACCAGAGCAAG CAGCAATAAAgcatcagaggaagaacagacaaCACACTCCTGAGCCATTTGCCTCCAAGACATACACAGAGAAGTACCAACTGAGCTTCCTACTCG GGCGACTGAGCAAGGCAGACAAAGAGCTTGTAATTGTGGCTACAAGTGTGGTGAATAGATGTCCCTGCTGTGTGATTGCACATGGAGCACTTCATCGAATATATTCCAAGCAGCCAGCGCTGGCTGACCAG GTCATTGTGAACTGGAAACTGTCTGACCTGAGTGACCAGGACCTGGCAATGCTGGAGTTTGCTGTTGCAGTCTGTACAGCCGATAACATCACTGAGGAGCACTTCCAGAAGGTGGGGAGGCACAGTTTTGACCGTGAAGATGCCTGGGACGTAGGCATGATCTCTGCATTTTTTGCCATGTCCAATCGCATTGCTCATTATATTGACCTGCGCCCAAACAAGGAGTTCTATGCCATGGGCAGGACACCCTGCGGGGAGCCAGGAGGGGACACCGAGCGCGCCTGA